One archaeon BMS3Bbin15 DNA window includes the following coding sequences:
- the polA gene encoding DNA polymerase I, thermostable — protein sequence MEPATFEDTTGKKKAQETPIAVLGKYCCADSDYTLRLFPILEKRLERLELREVYELELKVLKVLLGMEVTGVLISERKLRQARENVSLDVLDYQKQILELLGKEINLNSPSQLLAALQDFGISIENTQEDTLKQLKGKYKIISLILEYRKKIKLLNTYLKGLPRHIKPSTGRVHTSYNQLLTAGRISSSSPNLQQLPKSKRAKELIRGSLIASPGYKLVSIDYSQMELRVLAHFSQEPELIRAYLEGEDIHQKTADLVNIPRQQAKIVNFGIIYGMTPVGLASTLEIPEEEAEDFIERYFKAYPEVKAWKFKTVNKARKEGFVETISGRKRALPRLNDSTPWKRRAAEREAVNTVIQGSAADIMKKALVQVAEAMEIFGEKVRLLLPVHDELLIEVKESLVSEVVPIIMKIMASAWRLKVPLEVEAEVGDNWGDMKKFQPSSAIVQIEVYKIILGIIRKIEKQYGTAKLGEILAETAKHGISKKRISIALEQLRAEGTIYEPKIEEFRRV from the coding sequence GTGGAACCTGCTACTTTTGAAGACACCACAGGCAAAAAGAAAGCCCAAGAAACTCCTATCGCAGTATTGGGGAAATATTGCTGTGCTGACTCTGATTACACTCTGAGGCTATTTCCTATCCTTGAAAAGAGACTGGAAAGGCTGGAACTGAGAGAAGTCTACGAGCTGGAGCTGAAAGTTCTGAAAGTGCTTCTGGGGATGGAGGTCACCGGGGTTTTAATTTCAGAGAGAAAGTTGAGACAGGCAAGAGAAAACGTTAGCCTGGATGTCCTTGACTATCAAAAACAAATACTCGAGCTGCTGGGAAAAGAAATAAATCTCAACTCGCCTTCCCAGCTGTTGGCCGCTCTGCAGGATTTCGGGATTTCAATCGAAAACACCCAGGAAGATACTTTGAAGCAATTAAAAGGGAAATATAAGATTATTTCTCTGATTTTAGAATACAGAAAAAAGATAAAACTTCTTAATACCTACCTGAAAGGCCTGCCCAGACACATTAAACCTTCAACCGGCAGAGTACACACAAGCTATAACCAGTTACTGACTGCAGGCAGAATCAGCTCTTCGTCTCCAAACCTTCAGCAACTTCCGAAAAGCAAAAGGGCAAAGGAACTTATCAGGGGCTCTCTGATAGCCTCTCCAGGATATAAGCTGGTAAGTATTGACTATAGTCAGATGGAGCTGCGAGTGCTGGCTCACTTCTCGCAGGAGCCTGAGTTGATCAGGGCTTATCTGGAAGGGGAAGACATTCACCAGAAGACTGCAGACCTTGTGAATATACCCAGACAGCAGGCAAAAATTGTTAATTTTGGCATAATTTATGGAATGACGCCTGTAGGGTTGGCCAGCACTCTTGAAATACCTGAAGAAGAAGCTGAGGATTTCATCGAGAGATATTTCAAAGCCTATCCAGAGGTTAAAGCCTGGAAATTTAAAACAGTTAATAAAGCCAGGAAAGAGGGGTTTGTCGAAACTATCTCAGGAAGGAAGCGGGCTTTACCAAGGCTGAATGATTCTACCCCCTGGAAGAGAAGAGCAGCCGAGAGAGAAGCGGTAAATACAGTGATTCAGGGGTCAGCTGCAGATATCATGAAAAAAGCACTGGTGCAGGTAGCTGAAGCAATGGAAATTTTTGGTGAGAAAGTCAGACTATTGCTCCCCGTGCATGACGAACTCTTAATAGAGGTAAAAGAGTCCCTCGTCTCTGAAGTAGTACCCATAATTATGAAAATAATGGCTTCTGCCTGGAGACTCAAGGTTCCTCTGGAGGTTGAAGCTGAGGTCGGGGACAACTGGGGGGACATGAAGAAGTTTCAGCCTTCTTCTGCCATTGTACAGATAGAAGTTTATAAGATTATTTTAGGCATAATCAGGAAAATTGAAAAACAGTATGGTACGGCGAAGCTTGGTGAAATTCTGGCAGAGACAGCAAAACACGGCATAAGCAAGAAAAGGATTAGCATAGCCCTGGAGCAACTTAGAGCAGAAGGTACAATCTATGAGCCCAAAATTGAGGAATTCAGAAGAGTCTGA